A stretch of DNA from Acidobacteriota bacterium:
ACGCGCTGAACGGCAGCCGCGTGCCCGCGTCCAGCGCCGCCAGCGCCACGTATTGATTGAGCAGCCGATTGGCTTGTTGCACGCGCACCCAGCGCCGCGCCCCTTTTGCGCCCGGTGCTTCGGCCAAGCGGCCCGGCAACGGGGGATTCAATTCCTTGAGCGCCTCCCACAACTCTTCGGCTGAATCATACCGGTCGTCAGGACGCTTGCGCACCGCACGCGCCACAATCACTCCCAACGCCGCTGGAATGGGCGCGGGCAATTCAGCCAACACCGCCAACTCATCCGCGCTCACCAACGCGGCCAGCTTCGCTTCCGCGCTCTTGTCTGCCAACGGATGCCGCCCAGCCAGCAGCTCCGCCAGCAATATGCCGAACGAAAAGATGTCGGTGCGTTTGTCCACTTGTGCGCCGCGCGCCTGTTCGGGCGCGAGGTAATCCGGCGTGCCGACGACCGCCCCAGCCAGCGTCAGTGATGGGGCGACAGTTGTTTCTGTTGCTCCCTGTCCTCCGGCCTCTCCGTCACCCGTTCCCAACTTGGCGATACCGAAATCCAGCACCTTGACCAGCCCGTCGCCGCGCAGCATCACGTTTTCTGGCTTGATGTCACGGTGGATAATGCCAGCTTGATGGGCGGTGTGCAGCGCGCCCGCAATTTGCGTGGCGATGCGCACAGCTTCGGGCCACATCAGCGCGCCCGCCTGCAAGTGTTCGCGCAAGGTGACGCCCTCGATGTATTCCATCACGATGAAGGGCAGCCCATCGCGCTGGCCTGTCGCGTGAATCGTGACGATGTTCGGGTGATTGAGCGCCGAAGCCGCCTGCGCCTCGCGTTCAAACCGCCCAAGCCACGCGGCGTTTTTGGCGAACAGTTCCGGCAAGACTTTGACCGCGACCAACCGTCGTTTCAGCCGCAAGTCTTCGGCTAGGTAAACACGCCCCATCCCGCCGCGCCCCAATTCGCGCACGATGAAGTAGGCATCGAATTCGCGCCCCAGCAACGCGCCGTCTGCGGCGGCCAGCACGCGCGCCAGCTTGTCCGCCGCCGCAGTTTCCAACAACCGGTCGCCGGTCAGGTCGTGCGCCAGCAGCGATGCCACCTCACGCCGCAATTCGTCGTCGCCCGCGCAAGCTTCGTCCAAAAAGGCCGCGCGTTCAGCCGGCGGCAAGCGGCTGGCCTCGGCAAAGAGCCGTTCGATCAGGGCATTGCGTTCGTCGTTGTTGTTCATAGGTATCCTCAAGCTGCCGGGGTGCGCTGCCGGGGTGCGCTGCCGGGGTGCGGTACCGGGAGCAGTAGCGACCGGGTGACTCCGAGTGCGTATGACTCGGAGTCACCCGGTCGCTACTGCTCCCGGTACCGCATCTTTTTCACCCGTCAGCGCGCGCCGCAACCACGCCTTGCCGAATTTCAAATCCTCCGTCACCGTCGCCGCCGAAACGCCGAGCGATTCGGCAATCTCGTTCCCTTGCATGCCGCCGAAGTATTTCAACACGACCACCTCGGCCACGCGCGGATGCCCCGCCGCCAGCAACGTCAGCGCCTCGTGCACGGCCAGCACTTCGGTCAGCCGTTCTTCCTCGACACGCACGGCCTCGTCCAGTGTGACCCGTTGCGCATCGGCGCCGTGTTTTTGATAGCCCCGCGCGCGCGCCAGTTCCACCAGCACGTGCCGCATCACGCGCGCCGCCACGGCAAAGAAATGCGCGCGGTCACGCCAGTGCGGCACCTCGCCGCCGACCAGCCGCAGCCAGGCTTCGTGGATGAGTTCGGTCGTTTGCAGCCCCAGCCCGGCGCGCTCCCGCCGCAAATAGCCGTGCGCCAGCCGGTGCAATTCGGCGTAAACCAGCGGCGCCAGGCGCTCCAATGCCGATTCGTCGCCGTTGCTCCAGGCCAGCAGCAATTGCGTGACTTCGCCTGTTTGCGAGGGGCGTGGTGTTGCGGAATCCGGTTGAACCATCGGTGTGCTCCACGTGCTGTTGCTGAATGTGTACGATCAAGGCCGCGCCAACCGTACCGTAGGCTGCGCGAGCCTGCGGCAAACTCGGCTGCAAACCTACCGGAACAATGGGCACAAACGCCAAGCCGCCGCAGGCTCGCGCAGCCTACGGTACAGTCCGCAGCCCCGAAAAATTTACAGAAAGAATCTATTTTTGCGCGCGCCGCTAAATTTCCGCGCCGTTTTCGCGCTTATCGTGATGGAGACTGTTGCCCAGTCTCCGCAGCGGCTGATCGCCGGATTGCCTTGTCGAACATTTCGCTGATGGGCGGCACTGTAGCATCGGCTGTCAGCCGCGGCAATTCCCCTACGAATCATTCCGATGAGCCAAGGAGAAAATAACGATGCTGCATCCACATCCATTCGCATTGCCGCGCACGAAATCCACCGCTGTCACCTCGCGCGATCTGAAGGCCTGCCTTGTGCGTCTTCTGATGTTATTGCTGGTACTCAATCCCGTCTTCGCGGCACGCGCGGATTTGAAGCATCCTCAGCCGGAAAACCAGCCTGTTACGGTTGCGGGGAGGGCCGGATTGGTGAATTCGCCACCGCCCTCTGCCGCACAAGCCAAGCGGCCGCAAGATCAACTGACGCTGGCGGAGATGGCGGCGCTGGATGATGAAATCACGCTCGACAAACGCCAAGCCGACAAAATGATTTTCGCTGTCTTTGCCGGCAACAATCTGCGGCAACGGCGCTTGAGCGAACTGCTCGGCCCTGCGCTCGCCGTCTTGGTGGAAGCCTACAAACTCAGTCCCGCCTTGAATCCGAACGAGCTTGCGCCGCTTTTTCAGATCAGCCGCAACAACCTGCCGCAGGCGCGCGTGCAACCGCCGAAGAGCCTGTTGCGCACGGGCATCGTGGCGGCCACGGAAATCGCCACGGCCATCAATGGCAAAGCGCCGGCTGTCACGCCCGCCATCGTCGAGAAGATCAATCTCGACTTGCGCACCGACGACTTTCTCGATCCCAACGCCTTCAACCCC
This window harbors:
- a CDS encoding sigma-70 family RNA polymerase sigma factor translates to MVQPDSATPRPSQTGEVTQLLLAWSNGDESALERLAPLVYAELHRLAHGYLRRERAGLGLQTTELIHEAWLRLVGGEVPHWRDRAHFFAVAARVMRHVLVELARARGYQKHGADAQRVTLDEAVRVEEERLTEVLAVHEALTLLAAGHPRVAEVVVLKYFGGMQGNEIAESLGVSAATVTEDLKFGKAWLRRALTGEKDAVPGAVATG